The genomic stretch CGATTTCCGCCAGCGAAGTTTTGTTTATTTTACGATTGGTTATTTCGAATCCGCCACGTGGTCCTTTTGTAGAAATAATTATTTCACCTTTAGCGAGTTTTTGCAGTATTTTGGCTGTAAATGCAACGGGAGAGTTGATGCCGTTTGCAATTTCATGTAAGTTCGCCCGTTCACCCTGAGATGATTTATCGGCAATGAAAATCACCGCTCTAATAGCATATT from Bacteroidota bacterium encodes the following:
- a CDS encoding Rrf2 family transcriptional regulator; its protein translation is MFSKACEYAIRAVIFIADKSSQGERANLHEIANGINSPVAFTAKILQKLAKGEIIISTKGPRGGFEITNRKINKTSLAEIVITIDGRSVLTHCVLGLEKCTDSHPCPVHHKFLPIRNDLVAFLHQTLLKDVVTDLSMLNTFIKP